A DNA window from Caulobacter mirabilis contains the following coding sequences:
- the pstC gene encoding phosphate ABC transporter permease subunit PstC has translation MTVLIALALLAAFSAGVYLLGRKRAVALAGGTSVSLHSLPGYHGTWVALWAGAPAALILLMFAVFGGRIEEAALRAETPAAVMELPAERQQVFWSDAHAIARGQAPSEVAWEGAAKAALDAKAVEAGRIETIGLVAVVALAGVLALCGFLLAYPRLAKDFRARNRVEGWTDLLLILCSTLAVLTTLGIVLSLVWESIRFFQAVSPIDFLFGTQWNPQIAMRSDQVAAEGAFGAVPLFAGTFLVMLIAMAVAAPVGLFSAIYLSEYAGKATRAVVKPLLEILAGVPTVVYGFFAALTVGPTFRAFFNWIGGLLIGGPLDSLGQYLITVQNQMALTAGVVMGIMLIPFVSSLSDDIINAVPQTLRDGSYAMGATKSETVKQVILPAALPGVVGALLLAVSRAIGETMIVTMAAGLQAKLTVNPLDTVTTVTVQIVTLLTGDQEFDSPKTLAAFGLGLTLFVVTLALNIVALGIVRKYREQYD, from the coding sequence ATGACCGTCCTGATCGCCCTGGCCCTACTCGCCGCCTTCTCGGCCGGCGTCTATCTATTGGGCCGCAAGCGCGCCGTCGCCCTGGCCGGCGGCACATCCGTCTCTCTTCATTCACTCCCCGGCTACCATGGGACCTGGGTGGCGCTGTGGGCCGGCGCCCCCGCGGCCCTGATCCTGCTGATGTTCGCCGTCTTCGGCGGCCGCATCGAGGAAGCCGCCCTCCGCGCCGAGACCCCCGCCGCGGTGATGGAGCTGCCCGCCGAACGCCAACAGGTGTTCTGGAGCGACGCCCACGCCATCGCCCGCGGCCAGGCCCCCAGCGAAGTGGCTTGGGAAGGCGCGGCCAAGGCCGCGCTCGACGCCAAGGCGGTCGAGGCGGGGCGCATCGAGACCATCGGCCTGGTCGCCGTCGTGGCCCTGGCCGGGGTCCTGGCCCTGTGCGGCTTCCTGCTGGCCTATCCTCGCCTGGCCAAGGACTTCCGCGCCCGTAACCGGGTCGAGGGCTGGACCGACCTGCTGCTGATTCTCTGCTCGACCCTGGCCGTGCTGACCACGCTCGGCATCGTGCTGTCGCTGGTCTGGGAGAGCATCCGCTTCTTCCAGGCGGTGTCGCCGATCGACTTCCTGTTCGGAACGCAATGGAACCCGCAGATCGCCATGCGCAGCGACCAGGTCGCGGCCGAGGGCGCCTTCGGCGCGGTCCCGCTGTTCGCCGGCACCTTCCTGGTCATGCTGATCGCCATGGCCGTCGCCGCTCCGGTCGGCCTGTTCTCCGCCATCTACCTGTCGGAGTACGCCGGCAAAGCGACCCGGGCTGTGGTCAAGCCGCTGCTCGAGATCCTCGCCGGCGTGCCGACCGTGGTCTACGGCTTCTTCGCCGCCCTGACCGTCGGCCCGACCTTCCGCGCCTTCTTCAACTGGATCGGCGGCCTGCTGATCGGCGGTCCGCTCGACAGCCTGGGCCAGTACCTGATCACCGTGCAGAACCAGATGGCCCTGACGGCCGGGGTGGTGATGGGGATCATGCTGATCCCGTTCGTCTCCTCGCTATCGGACGACATCATCAACGCCGTGCCGCAGACCCTGCGCGACGGCAGCTACGCCATGGGCGCCACCAAATCCGAGACGGTGAAGCAGGTGATCCTGCCCGCCGCCCTGCCCGGCGTCGTCGGCGCCCTGCTGCTGGCGGTCTCGCGCGCCATCGGCGAGACCATGATCGTGACCATGGCGGCCGGCCTGCAGGCCAAGCTGACCGTCAACCCGCTCGACACCGTCACCACCGTCACGGTGCAGATCGTGACCCTGCTTACCGGCGACCAGGAGTTCGACAGCCCCAAGACGCTGGCGGCCTTCGGTCTCGGCCTCACCCTCTTCGTCGTCACACTGGCGCTGAACATCGTCGCGCTGGGCATCGTGCGGAAGTACCGCGAACAATATGACTGA
- a CDS encoding sensor histidine kinase: protein MSPEVVPGLRRLPLTAGLAAATGPLLLTLTGQAPLLPAGLIAALAGGSAWYATRRWLQEQAPVGAPKDQPAPAVATIPFAGILEDLADPVMVIEAGEPYEVTGHRLVFANAAARETFRAHRPDARLITVIRNPRIIELVDEALFGEVTGQAAFEVGGAQERVWTAVARPLGKTPWNAPMALLVMRDQTDLRRAERMRADFLANASHELRTPLASLSGFIETLRGPARDDPKAREKFLAIMQAQAERMSRLIDDLMSLSRIELNEHIAPQGRVDLACAVTDVADALTPVIRAKGVRIDWASPPRDSVTVEGDRDQIVQVVQNLVDNAVKYTPEGGVIRIELFAPVAGDPPPARSAETASMALLSPEHRAGEHYALLRVIDQGPGMPRDALPRLTERFYRVEGQKSGDRSGTGLGLAIVKHIINRHRGGLAAETALGRGSTFSVWLPLAQAVQPAGEPALS from the coding sequence ATGTCCCCAGAGGTCGTTCCAGGGTTGCGCCGACTGCCCCTGACCGCGGGGCTCGCCGCGGCGACCGGTCCTCTGCTGCTGACCTTGACCGGACAGGCGCCGCTCCTGCCGGCCGGCCTGATCGCCGCGCTGGCCGGCGGCTCGGCCTGGTATGCGACGCGACGCTGGCTGCAGGAGCAGGCGCCCGTCGGCGCGCCCAAGGATCAACCCGCCCCCGCCGTCGCCACCATTCCCTTCGCCGGCATCCTTGAGGACCTGGCCGACCCGGTCATGGTGATCGAGGCTGGCGAGCCCTACGAAGTCACCGGACATCGGCTGGTGTTCGCCAACGCCGCCGCGCGCGAGACCTTCCGCGCCCATCGCCCAGACGCCCGGCTGATCACCGTCATCCGCAACCCGCGGATCATCGAACTGGTCGACGAGGCCCTCTTCGGCGAGGTGACAGGGCAGGCCGCCTTCGAGGTCGGCGGCGCCCAGGAGCGGGTCTGGACGGCCGTCGCCCGGCCGCTGGGCAAGACTCCCTGGAACGCGCCGATGGCTCTGCTGGTCATGCGCGACCAGACCGACCTGCGTCGCGCCGAACGGATGCGGGCCGACTTTCTGGCCAACGCCAGCCATGAGCTCCGCACGCCGCTGGCCTCCCTGTCCGGCTTCATCGAGACCCTGCGCGGACCGGCTCGCGACGATCCCAAGGCGCGGGAGAAGTTCCTCGCCATCATGCAGGCCCAGGCCGAGCGGATGTCGCGCCTCATCGACGATCTGATGAGCCTCTCGCGAATCGAGCTGAACGAGCACATCGCGCCGCAGGGTCGGGTCGACCTGGCCTGCGCCGTGACCGACGTCGCCGACGCCCTGACGCCGGTGATCCGCGCCAAGGGCGTCCGCATCGACTGGGCCTCGCCGCCTCGCGATTCGGTGACCGTCGAGGGCGACCGCGACCAGATCGTGCAGGTCGTGCAGAACCTCGTCGACAACGCCGTGAAGTACACGCCGGAAGGCGGCGTCATTCGAATCGAGCTTTTTGCGCCCGTCGCCGGCGATCCGCCGCCCGCCCGCAGCGCCGAGACCGCCAGCATGGCGCTGCTCAGCCCCGAACACCGGGCGGGCGAGCACTATGCCCTGCTCCGCGTCATCGACCAGGGTCCCGGCATGCCGCGCGACGCTCTGCCCCGCCTGACCGAGCGATTCTATCGCGTGGAGGGCCAGAAGAGCGGCGACCGCTCCGGGACCGGCCTGGGCCTGGCGATCGTCAAACACATCATCAACCGCCACCGCGGAGGGCTGGCGGCCGAGACGGCGCTGGGCCGCGGCTCGACCTTCTCCGTGTGGCTTCCGCTCGCCCAGGCGGTCCAGCCGGCCGGGGAGCCGGCGCTGTCGTAA
- a CDS encoding autotransporter outer membrane beta-barrel domain-containing protein gives MFRKRLVATAAAAPMLLFAGAALAETTISDTRTSGVATGSIGTGGAADDIKIASAGKVKPTASGPAVTVNSNHKVVNEGEISTSDVNNSTGIQVNAGVTTTVTNKGVIRLDETYEAKDTDNDGDLDGKFATGAGRYGIRVMPGGTVTGDIINDTGGGITIEGNNSAGISVESNLTGNLINRGSISVTGDNARGVQVLGDVSGNVDLRGAIGALGENATGAAIDGDVGGKLIIQGSIASTGYRYTSRPADKAVRDKLDADDKLQGGPAVRIAGNVGGGILLDRPPVAGVDYDGDGIPNDKDDDDDNDGKKDTEDKDLDNDGIDDSLEGTASIVQNGGAPALLIGSDTQSITINPVGTGADQRGLVIRGSIVANGVYDDVDATGVQIGTTPTSAFTTDIKGGIRVQGSITAASFNGEAKGIYLSQGAIADRIDLEGNLLAAVTATSKSLADESSKGATALLIGKGAVTNSVYNSGIIGAIVNGEKGDAVAIRDQEGNLSFVQNTGKITAVINPTDDADDKDDADNDPSNETVTGKAIAIDVAAAKQGVRVRQYGVNDGDDDLDNTTKDPDADGDGVDDADEPAMVGNIKFSAFNDTFDLENGTYKGDIDFGAGNDVYNVGTTTTGAEAIGAIRNSADGLTVNVNKGKLTITNAEVINGTAVNIGAGASVIFTVDPTTNANTRFNVTSASIADGAKLGLTVTDLISGPQTYTVIKTAPGGLTAGNIDQSLLGNSPYLFVAKATANTSAGEVNIELRRRTSSEMSLTVNQSAALDAVYAALGKDNKVRDAFLGAETREDFLKLYDQMLPDQGEGLFSSLDMLTRTVSRLTATRPDLKQRYGPDSFWIQEVNVQVMRETGVTIGSDTKAFGFVGGYEAMGADGGALGATLAFVNAEEKDDVAQVGEQTNISLLEAGIYWRRSIGKFTINARGAGGYAWLSGDRVFIDPKTNLIERASADWNGFTGVASLSASYEQEIGRFYMRPTVSLDYLYLREGERKEGGKSNAIKLEVDERTSSRLSAMAELAFGATFGRDLWWRPEVRVGYRQHLAGEVGDTVFRFVGGQPVTLVATEPGDGAVVIGLSLKAGTAMSYVALEGEYESADGEDRYNLQLAGRVMF, from the coding sequence ATGTTCCGCAAGCGACTGGTCGCAACCGCCGCCGCTGCACCGATGCTGCTCTTCGCCGGCGCGGCCTTGGCCGAGACGACCATTTCGGATACCCGCACCTCGGGCGTGGCGACCGGCTCGATCGGAACCGGCGGCGCGGCCGACGACATCAAGATCGCCAGCGCCGGCAAGGTGAAGCCGACGGCCTCGGGCCCGGCGGTCACGGTCAACAGCAACCACAAGGTCGTCAACGAAGGCGAGATCTCGACTTCGGACGTGAACAACTCGACCGGCATCCAGGTGAACGCCGGCGTCACGACGACGGTGACCAACAAGGGCGTGATCCGTCTCGACGAGACCTACGAGGCCAAGGACACCGACAACGACGGCGACCTCGACGGCAAGTTCGCCACCGGGGCGGGGCGCTACGGCATCCGCGTCATGCCCGGCGGCACGGTCACCGGCGACATCATCAACGATACCGGCGGCGGCATCACCATCGAGGGCAACAACTCGGCGGGCATCAGCGTCGAGAGCAACCTCACCGGCAATCTGATCAACCGCGGCTCGATCAGCGTCACGGGCGACAACGCACGGGGCGTCCAGGTGCTGGGCGACGTGTCGGGGAACGTGGACCTGCGCGGCGCCATCGGCGCGCTGGGTGAGAACGCCACCGGCGCCGCCATCGACGGCGACGTCGGCGGCAAGCTTATCATTCAGGGCTCGATCGCCTCGACCGGCTATCGCTACACCAGCCGCCCCGCCGACAAGGCGGTGCGCGACAAGCTCGACGCCGACGACAAGCTGCAGGGCGGTCCCGCGGTTCGGATCGCCGGCAACGTGGGCGGCGGCATTCTCCTGGACCGGCCCCCCGTGGCGGGCGTCGACTATGACGGCGACGGCATCCCGAACGACAAGGATGACGACGACGACAACGACGGCAAGAAGGACACCGAGGACAAGGACCTCGACAACGACGGCATCGACGACTCCCTCGAGGGCACGGCGAGCATCGTCCAGAACGGCGGCGCGCCGGCGCTGCTGATCGGGTCGGACACGCAGTCGATCACCATCAATCCCGTCGGAACCGGAGCCGACCAGCGCGGCCTGGTGATCCGCGGGTCGATCGTCGCCAACGGCGTCTACGACGATGTCGACGCGACCGGCGTCCAGATCGGCACGACTCCGACGTCGGCGTTCACCACCGACATCAAGGGCGGGATCCGGGTCCAGGGTTCGATCACCGCGGCCAGCTTCAACGGCGAAGCCAAGGGCATCTATCTCTCGCAGGGCGCGATCGCTGACCGCATCGACCTTGAGGGGAATCTGCTCGCGGCCGTCACCGCGACGTCCAAGAGCCTGGCCGACGAGTCCTCGAAGGGCGCGACCGCCCTCCTGATCGGCAAGGGCGCGGTCACGAACTCGGTCTACAACTCGGGCATCATCGGCGCGATCGTCAACGGCGAGAAGGGCGACGCCGTCGCCATCCGCGATCAGGAAGGCAACCTCTCCTTCGTCCAGAACACGGGCAAGATCACCGCCGTGATCAACCCGACGGACGACGCCGACGACAAGGACGACGCCGACAACGATCCGAGCAATGAAACGGTGACGGGCAAGGCCATCGCGATCGATGTCGCGGCGGCCAAGCAGGGTGTTCGTGTCCGCCAGTACGGCGTCAACGACGGCGACGACGATCTGGACAACACGACCAAGGATCCGGACGCGGATGGCGACGGTGTCGACGACGCCGACGAACCCGCCATGGTCGGCAACATCAAGTTCAGCGCCTTCAACGACACCTTCGATCTCGAGAACGGCACCTACAAGGGCGACATCGACTTCGGCGCCGGCAACGACGTCTACAATGTCGGCACGACGACGACGGGCGCCGAGGCCATCGGAGCGATCCGCAACTCGGCCGACGGCCTGACGGTGAACGTCAACAAGGGCAAGCTGACGATCACCAACGCCGAGGTGATCAACGGCACGGCGGTCAACATCGGGGCCGGCGCCTCGGTGATCTTCACCGTCGACCCGACCACCAACGCCAACACCCGCTTCAACGTCACCTCCGCCAGCATCGCGGACGGCGCCAAGCTGGGCCTTACCGTCACGGACCTGATCTCGGGACCGCAGACCTATACCGTGATCAAGACCGCTCCAGGCGGTCTGACCGCGGGGAACATCGACCAGTCGCTTCTGGGCAACTCGCCCTACCTGTTCGTGGCCAAGGCGACGGCCAATACGAGCGCCGGCGAGGTCAACATCGAACTGCGCCGCCGCACCTCGTCGGAAATGAGCCTGACGGTCAACCAGTCGGCGGCCCTGGACGCGGTCTATGCGGCGCTGGGCAAGGACAACAAGGTTCGCGACGCCTTCCTGGGCGCCGAGACCCGCGAGGACTTCCTCAAGCTCTACGATCAGATGCTGCCCGACCAGGGCGAGGGGCTGTTCTCGTCGCTCGACATGCTCACCCGCACGGTGTCGCGTCTGACCGCGACCCGGCCGGACCTGAAGCAGCGCTACGGCCCCGACAGCTTCTGGATCCAGGAAGTGAACGTCCAGGTCATGCGCGAGACCGGCGTCACGATCGGTTCCGACACGAAGGCGTTCGGCTTCGTCGGCGGTTACGAGGCCATGGGCGCCGACGGCGGCGCGCTGGGCGCCACGCTGGCGTTCGTCAACGCCGAGGAAAAGGACGACGTCGCCCAGGTCGGCGAGCAGACCAACATCTCGCTGCTCGAGGCCGGCATCTACTGGCGTCGCTCGATCGGCAAGTTCACGATCAACGCGCGCGGCGCCGGCGGCTACGCTTGGCTGAGCGGCGACCGCGTCTTCATCGACCCGAAAACCAACCTGATCGAGCGCGCCAGCGCCGACTGGAACGGCTTCACGGGCGTGGCCAGCCTGAGCGCTTCCTACGAGCAAGAGATCGGCCGCTTCTACATGCGTCCGACCGTCAGCCTCGACTACCTCTACCTGCGGGAAGGGGAGCGCAAGGAAGGCGGCAAGAGCAACGCCATCAAGCTGGAGGTCGACGAGCGCACCAGCAGCCGCCTCTCGGCCATGGCCGAGCTGGCCTTCGGCGCGACCTTCGGGCGCGACCTTTGGTGGCGTCCGGAAGTGCGCGTCGGCTACCGTCAGCATCTGGCCGGCGAAGTCGGCGACACCGTCTTCCGCTTCGTCGGCGGCCAGCCGGTGACCCTGGTGGCGACCGAGCCCGGCGACGGCGCCGTTGTCATCGGCCTGTCGCTCAAGGCGGGTACGGCGATGTCCTACGTGGCCCTTGAAGGCGAGTACGAGTCCGCCGACGGCGAGGACCGCTACAATCTGCAGCTGGCCGGCCGCGTAATGTTTTAA
- a CDS encoding OprO/OprP family phosphate-selective porin, whose protein sequence is MTGHKPTLRAALLAGVATLCIGGTAHAQESAEERIARLEAALAELQGQLADLKASTAASVQQVRSTQQATTVSLANGRPTIASGDGQFTASFRGVLQLDAAYYDQDSAGPLATDFRRGSFGDATENDHARDLSDGANFRRVRLGIEGKAFGDFEYNFLYDFGGSGVEEGGKISAAWLQYNGLGWAKLRVGAFPPVTSLEDAASNASSLFAERASIAETVRGLAGGDGRTGVALLTAGERWTASAAITGNLIGTSTYDEQVGFVGRATFVPYKRENTLIHWGVNANLILSPAANGPDVPGGAPTPIRLRDRPELRVDGVRLIDTGNIDADGLTALGLEFGAQHKNLYLQAEYFTIELERRASTLEDPRFSGWYVQGGWILTGQSRRYNANGGFDGPRVEKPFNLKTGDWGVWELGVRYSTIDLNWGDYRAGALGAIQGGEQDILSIGLNWYLNNAVTLQAAYRNVSVDRLSPGGSAFGTIAATPALGAQVGQDLNIYSFRTQYAF, encoded by the coding sequence ATGACCGGCCACAAACCCACGCTCCGCGCCGCGCTGCTGGCGGGTGTCGCGACTCTCTGCATCGGCGGGACCGCTCACGCTCAGGAATCCGCGGAGGAGCGGATCGCCCGGCTGGAGGCCGCGCTGGCGGAGCTCCAGGGGCAACTCGCCGACCTGAAGGCCTCGACGGCCGCCAGCGTCCAGCAGGTGCGGTCGACCCAGCAGGCGACCACGGTCAGCCTTGCGAACGGCCGCCCGACCATCGCCAGCGGCGACGGCCAGTTCACCGCCAGCTTCCGCGGCGTGCTCCAGCTGGACGCCGCCTACTACGACCAGGATTCCGCCGGCCCGCTGGCCACCGACTTCCGCCGCGGCTCGTTCGGCGACGCCACTGAAAACGACCACGCTCGCGACCTGTCCGACGGCGCCAACTTCCGCCGTGTCCGCCTGGGCATCGAGGGCAAGGCCTTCGGCGATTTCGAGTACAACTTCCTCTACGACTTCGGCGGTTCGGGCGTCGAAGAGGGCGGTAAGATCAGCGCCGCCTGGCTGCAGTACAACGGCCTGGGCTGGGCCAAGCTGCGCGTCGGCGCCTTCCCGCCGGTCACCAGCTTGGAAGACGCGGCCTCCAACGCCAGTTCCCTCTTCGCCGAGCGGGCCTCGATCGCGGAAACCGTCCGCGGCCTGGCCGGCGGGGACGGCCGCACCGGCGTGGCGCTGCTGACCGCCGGCGAACGCTGGACCGCCAGCGCCGCGATCACCGGCAATCTGATCGGGACGTCCACCTATGACGAACAGGTCGGTTTCGTCGGCCGCGCGACCTTCGTGCCCTACAAGCGCGAGAACACCCTGATCCACTGGGGCGTGAACGCGAACCTCATCCTGTCGCCGGCGGCCAACGGTCCGGACGTTCCAGGCGGCGCTCCGACCCCGATCCGGCTCCGCGATCGTCCGGAGCTGCGCGTCGACGGCGTGCGCCTGATCGATACCGGCAACATCGACGCCGACGGCCTGACGGCCCTGGGTCTCGAGTTCGGCGCCCAGCACAAGAACCTCTACCTGCAGGCCGAGTACTTCACGATCGAGCTGGAGCGCCGCGCCAGCACGCTCGAGGATCCGCGCTTCTCGGGCTGGTATGTCCAGGGCGGCTGGATCCTGACCGGCCAGTCGCGCCGCTACAACGCCAACGGCGGCTTTGACGGCCCGCGCGTGGAGAAGCCGTTCAACCTGAAGACCGGGGACTGGGGCGTCTGGGAGCTGGGCGTCCGCTACTCCACCATCGACCTGAACTGGGGCGACTACCGCGCCGGCGCCTTGGGCGCCATCCAGGGCGGCGAGCAGGACATCCTGTCGATCGGCCTCAACTGGTACCTGAACAACGCCGTGACGCTGCAGGCCGCCTATCGCAACGTCTCGGTCGACCGCCTCTCGCCCGGCGGGAGCGCGTTCGGGACCATCGCCGCCACGCCGGCGCTCGGCGCTCAGGTCGGCCAGGATCTCAACATCTACTCCTTCCGCACCCAATACGCCTTCTGA
- a CDS encoding sulfate ABC transporter substrate-binding protein, with protein sequence MTNDLRNLSRRGVLGAAALAAPAALAAGGAAQAQAKPLTLLNVSYDPTRELYKDINAAYAKYWKDKTGQTLTIQQSHGGSGKQARSVIDGLQADVVTLALAYDIDEIAQKAKLLPANWQSRLPQNSTPYTSTIVFLVRKGNPWKIKDWGDLIKPGIDVITPNPKTSGGARWNYLAAWAWALKQPGGNPAKAQAFVQELFKHVPVLDTGARGSTTTFAQRGLGDVLLAWENEAYLSNEEFGPKFDIVYPSLSILAEPPVALVDKVVDRKKTRTVAEGYLNFLYSPLAQDLVGKHHYRPRNPQAAAKYAAKFKTIPLVTIDDTFGGWAKAQKTHFADGGVFDKIYRPG encoded by the coding sequence ATGACGAACGACCTTCGCAACCTCTCTCGTCGCGGCGTGCTCGGCGCCGCGGCGCTGGCCGCTCCCGCCGCCCTGGCGGCGGGCGGCGCGGCTCAGGCTCAGGCCAAGCCGCTGACCCTGCTCAACGTCAGCTACGACCCGACCCGCGAGCTCTACAAGGACATCAACGCGGCCTACGCCAAGTACTGGAAGGACAAGACCGGCCAGACGCTGACCATCCAGCAGAGCCATGGCGGCTCGGGCAAGCAGGCCCGGTCGGTGATCGACGGCCTGCAGGCTGACGTGGTGACCCTGGCGCTGGCCTACGACATCGACGAGATCGCCCAGAAGGCCAAGCTGCTGCCCGCCAACTGGCAGTCGCGCCTGCCGCAGAACTCCACCCCCTACACCTCGACCATCGTGTTCCTGGTCCGCAAGGGGAACCCCTGGAAGATCAAGGACTGGGGCGACCTCATCAAACCGGGCATCGATGTCATCACGCCCAATCCCAAGACCTCGGGCGGGGCGCGCTGGAACTACCTGGCGGCCTGGGCCTGGGCGCTGAAGCAGCCGGGCGGCAACCCGGCCAAGGCGCAGGCCTTCGTCCAGGAACTGTTCAAGCACGTTCCGGTGCTCGACACCGGCGCCCGCGGCTCGACCACGACCTTCGCCCAGCGCGGCCTCGGCGACGTGCTGCTGGCCTGGGAGAACGAGGCCTACCTGTCCAACGAGGAGTTCGGGCCCAAGTTCGATATCGTCTATCCATCGCTGTCGATCCTGGCCGAGCCGCCGGTCGCCCTGGTCGACAAGGTGGTGGATCGCAAGAAGACCCGCACGGTGGCCGAGGGCTATCTGAACTTCCTCTACAGCCCGCTCGCCCAGGACCTGGTCGGCAAGCACCACTACCGCCCGCGCAACCCGCAGGCGGCGGCGAAGTACGCGGCCAAGTTCAAGACCATTCCGCTGGTCACGATCGACGACACCTTCGGCGGCTGGGCCAAGGCCCAGAAGACGCACTTCGCCGACGGCGGCGTGTTCGACAAGATCTACCGGCCGGGCTGA
- a CDS encoding transporter, with amino-acid sequence MLFACAAAGATGAQAQTTLSPSPAASPSRPLQFSFPKNTAAKPPLQLAPGASWDRPALAPESHKPLGVAWSGSTTDWDISAAVTFVEETRLNAADFQTGGLFETEAAIVRRFGDFRVGAVGYSARSAGETVGRGPMLGQARWRGSAAGPVVGYDATIAGKPATMSLRWYREIGTPGENGDTVSAALAFRF; translated from the coding sequence GTGCTGTTCGCGTGCGCCGCCGCAGGGGCGACCGGCGCGCAAGCCCAGACGACTCTGTCCCCATCGCCCGCCGCCTCCCCTTCCCGCCCGCTTCAGTTCAGCTTCCCCAAGAACACGGCCGCCAAGCCGCCCTTGCAACTCGCGCCCGGCGCCAGCTGGGACCGCCCCGCGCTCGCGCCCGAAAGCCACAAGCCGCTGGGCGTGGCCTGGAGCGGATCGACCACGGACTGGGACATCTCCGCGGCCGTCACCTTCGTCGAGGAAACCCGCCTGAACGCCGCCGATTTCCAGACTGGCGGCCTGTTCGAGACCGAGGCGGCGATCGTCCGGCGGTTCGGCGACTTCAGGGTCGGCGCGGTCGGCTACTCGGCCCGGTCCGCCGGCGAGACCGTCGGGCGCGGACCGATGCTCGGCCAGGCGCGCTGGCGGGGCAGCGCCGCGGGGCCGGTGGTCGGCTACGACGCCACGATCGCCGGCAAGCCCGCGACGATGTCGTTGCGCTGGTATCGTGAGATCGGCACCCCCGGCGAGAACGGCGACACCGTGTCCGCCGCCCTCGCCTTCCGGTTCTAG
- a CDS encoding response regulator codes for MLRILIADDHDVVRRGVRDVLESQPGWEVCAEASDGRQAVELAMRERPDIAVLDVSLPMLNGIGVTRQLRQALPRTEVLLFTMHDDDETVSGGLAAGARGYILKSESGAQLVNAVSALSVHRPYFSDCVSEILLDAALHDRRKSRLESFTPRELEVAQLIAEGCGNKQIARNLGISVKTVESHRAAAMRKAGVRTATEFVRFAIKHNLIQA; via the coding sequence ATGCTTCGAATACTGATCGCCGATGATCATGACGTCGTACGTCGTGGCGTGCGGGACGTCCTGGAGAGCCAGCCCGGTTGGGAAGTCTGCGCCGAGGCCTCTGACGGGCGTCAGGCTGTGGAGCTGGCGATGCGCGAGCGACCGGACATCGCGGTGCTGGACGTCTCGCTGCCGATGCTCAACGGGATCGGCGTGACCCGCCAGCTGCGCCAGGCGCTGCCGCGCACCGAAGTCCTGCTGTTCACCATGCATGACGACGACGAGACGGTCAGCGGCGGCCTGGCGGCCGGCGCGCGAGGCTACATTCTGAAGAGCGAAAGCGGCGCGCAGCTGGTCAACGCCGTCTCGGCCCTGTCCGTGCATCGCCCCTACTTCTCGGACTGCGTCTCGGAGATCCTGCTCGACGCCGCGCTGCATGATCGCCGCAAGTCCCGCCTGGAGAGCTTCACGCCGCGGGAGCTGGAGGTCGCCCAGTTGATCGCCGAGGGTTGCGGCAACAAGCAGATCGCCCGGAACCTGGGCATCAGCGTGAAGACGGTCGAAAGCCACCGCGCCGCCGCGATGCGCAAGGCCGGCGTGCGGACGGCGACCGAGTTCGTCCGCTTCGCCATCAAGCACAACCTCATCCAGGCCTGA